From Pyrenophora tritici-repentis strain M4 chromosome 1, whole genome shotgun sequence, the proteins below share one genomic window:
- a CDS encoding Yippee zinc-binding protein translates to MLNLNSPTSPFPLYLFPSLPFRRRRSSAVSDATNSTTPSPSSSPPQPTSFLATRPTSHLRCQKCLVDLVPTSSIISKGFTGRHGRAYLVSPPSASTFLPGGNMSATGWSDGSLPNTLTHKAQPRQLVTGAHTVSDISCRSCGSVLGWKYVDAAEDSQKYKVGKYILETKRIVKGAEWEQDMEEEDNGMVNETKDEDVEFDSQDEDECEDLFSGIWTPQLASKRRKRRAYGHLDLSR, encoded by the coding sequence ATGTTAAACTTGAATTCACCAACATCCCCCTTTCCGCTTTATCTCTTTCCGAGCCTGCCCTTTCGCCGGCGTCGGAGCTCTGCTGTCAGCGATGCCACAAACTCGACGACACCCTCACCATCGTCTTCACCGCCACAACCAACAAGCTTCCTGGCAACGCGACCGACATCGCACCTTCGCTGCCAAAAGTGTCTCGTAGACCTTGTACCTACGTCGTCCATCATAAGCAAAGGCTTCACTGGTAGACATGGCCGAGCATACCTTGTCAGCCCCCCATCGGCATCTACTTTCCTTCCGGGTGGCAACATGTCCGCGACTGGCTGGTCAGATGGAAGTTTACCAAATACACTCACACACAAAGCTCAGCCGCGTCAGCTAGTCACGGGAGCTCACACCGTGTCTGACATAAGCTGCCGTAGCTGCGGTAGCGTGTTGGGCTGGAAGTATGTGGATGCTGCCGAGGATAGCCAGAAGTACAAGGTTGGCAAGTACATACTGGAGACAAAGAGAATTGTCAAAGGAGCCGAGTGGGAGCAGGATATGGAGGAAGAGGACAACGGCATGGTGAATGAGACCAAAGATGAAGATGTTGAATTTGACTCGCAGGACGAAGATGAATGTGAGGACCTGTTCAGCGGGATTTGGACTCCTCAGCTGGCAAGTAAGAGAAGGAAGCGCCGCGCATACGGTCACCTCGATCTGTCGCGTTAG